In Rhodamnia argentea isolate NSW1041297 chromosome 1, ASM2092103v1, whole genome shotgun sequence, the genomic window ttataaggcttgggtgcccttagacttgcaagacgcgttttccgggcgttgtatgagcgacgctcggaggaacaaaaccgtgaggactatgtgtccaaagcggacaatatcttgcagagtggcgcagcgaaagcgcgtggggcccaaggctgttacggttggtatcagagccaacctCCGACAGCATGTGGGGCCGCAACGGGCGCTCGCTGGTGCCGCCGAGGGCACGCTGGGACGCCTGTGCCGCTAAGaggggattatgtgacatccccgtcccacatcgcctaggaagAGAGCCTTGCCTtggtttataaggcttgggtgcccttagacttgcaagacgtgttttccgagcgttgtatgggcgacgctcggaggaacaaaaccgtgaggactgtgtgttcaaagcggacaatatcttgcagagtggcgcagcggaagcacgtggggcccaaggccgttacaggCGATCTAGTGTGGGGGGAAACCAAATGGGAAGAGTATAGTATTCTTATCGATCCTGACATCCTCTTCAAAATCGCCCAAACCGACATGCCCCCTTTCCTATTGCACCGGTATTCTTGCTAAGTAGGATGTTCAGCTCGCTAGGCTTGCTGAATGAACAATCTTACTTAGTTGTGATTGTCGGTGCGTATTCATTTAGGCATGACCGGAATGACCGCTTATGCCGGTTTCTATGAAGTCCGTTCACCTAAGAAAGGAGAGTATGTCTTCATACCGGCCGCGTCCGGGGCTGTGGGCCAGCTCGTTGGACAGTTCGCAAAGTTCATGGGGTGCTACGTCGCGGGCAGCGCCGGAAGTAGAGAAAAGGTCGGTACTTCGCTCAATGTCCGATACTTGTCAAATGACCTGATTTGAGGTGAGCTCAGTTGCTATACTTAGAATAGAACCTCATGCTAATTGTGttctcttttcccaaaaacaTAAAAGGTCGATCTGTTGAAGAACAAATTTGGTTTTGATGATGCTTTCAACTATAAGGAAGAACCTGATCTCGATGCAACTTTGAAGAGGTTAGTCTCCATCCATTTTGTAACCAAGTCTGAATTCATTGCCTTATCCACAGATTTCATGGTGTAATCTTGTGGACCATCGCCAGGTATTTCCCTCAAGGCATCGACATCTACTTCGAGAGCGTTGGGGGGGAAGACCCTCGACGCGGTGCTCCTCAACATGAGAGTTCATGGCAGGATAGCAGGGTGCGGCATGATTTGGGATTACAATCTCAATCGGGTCGAGAATTCCATCGCCAACGTGACGCACATTGTTTAAAAGAGAGTTCAGTATCGGGGATTCGCAGTCTTCGACCACTACGACGAGTACCCCGAGTTCCTGGACTCTGTGATGCCTTACATCGAAGGGGCGAAGATTGCGTACATCGAAGACGTAGCCGACGGGATCGAGCGGGGGCCTTCGGTTCTGATTGGACTCTTCAGCggcaacattgttgggaaacaAGTCGAGTTAGTAGCTAGAGAATGAGATCTCTGTTTGGTGTGATCTACTTTGTTGTAGTGAAGTCTTGGAATGATGTTGCCCTGATACACAGTCGCATAACTGGAACAATTTTATGTGACAACaatgcaatcatttttttcAGAGTCATTTATGTTCGCCCTGTTAGTACCATAACATCTAAATCAATACTCCATCTGTCACGGAGGTGACTGTAGAGTGAAGTTATTACATGACCCtaaagtgcttttattttttcaaataagaatttagaATGGATcgaaattcaaataaaaacctgaaTTGtcttcattattttaaaaaagggccaAGTCAAGTGTATTTTCATTGTTTACattgtctgattttttttcctttttttccttttttttttccttacttctCGCTGATGGCCAATCTCAAATGATAGCTAGTCAACAATGAGGGTTGGGTggcctcgccggccacaggCAAGACCAGCCCTCGCCCGATctggtgagggttgccctcaaCTAGGTAGGGCTAGGGGAGCCCTTACCCGATCTAGGGAGGATTGCCCTCGAAGCCCCCAGGCGAAGGCGAGGCCGGCCCTCACCTATGGTCGGtaagaggaaggaaaaagaaaagaaaaaaaaacgtagaaaatgtaaaatcagaaaatacccttttttgtcaaaagaaaatacCTTTTAtttggctttttttattttataaatagtGAGGACAtttcagattcttatttgaaataaaattcatttcagactcctatttgaaaaaataagaacacGCCCGGCCTATTCTTTGGAATTTTACTTGACTGGTACATTGTGTAAATAATATTACGTCAACCATTAATTACGAGAGTCTTGAGATAAGACCTGCATGATatgatattctttttcttccgcaATAGCAATTCTTTTGTAGCGTGGAATTTGACCAAAATTCTGCTGATTCCACCTGAGTTGATTGTAAGAAGACGGTTCTTATTTTGGCAGTTCAATTAAAGACAGTAATATGAAACGTAATCGATGTTGGGAAAACGGAAAATCAGTGGCATGGAACACGTTAGTTCTGAAAAAGATGGGATTCACATTCTCATCACCACCCATCTTGTCCTCCGCTCACTTTCCCAAGCGTCTGATTCACACGAGCCATAGACACAGAGTTGGGTGACAATGGAGTGTCCGCggggagaaggagaagaggtgTTAGTGGTGAGGAACAAGCAGGTGATCCTGAAAGACTACGTCTGTGGCTTCCCAAAAGAAACAGACTTCGAAATCAAGACCAGCGATGTGAGATTGAAGGTGGAGGAGGGCTCCGGTGGGGTCATAGTGAAGAACATCTACTTGTCCGTCGACCCTTACATGCGTCTGCGCATGCGCAAGCCTCAACCCAATCCCTCCTACTTCGCTTCCTACTCTCCGGGCTCTgtgagctcctctctctctctctctctctctccctgaacCTGTACTGACAGAATTTTCAGCGTTGGGTTTATCTGGGGCACAGCTTCAGGGTCTGTTTTTGCGTTCTTGAAAATCAGAggtggaaaagagagaatttggggaAGCTAAATCGGAATAACATGGCTTGTTTTGGTTAAAACTAGTGCAGGTAGTCTCTGGGAATGGAGTGGCAAGAGTTGTGGAATCTGGGCATCCAAATTACAAGAAGGGTGACTTGGTTAGGGGAATCACTGGGTGGGAGGAGTACAGTGTGATCACAACACCTGACACGCTCTTCAAGATACAGACCACCGATATTCCGCCTTCCTTTTACCTCGGAATCTTGGGTATGAATTTGTCCACATCTCTCTGCCTTTGGCTTATCATACCCGTTAAGTAATTTTATGCAATAACTGTAGTATTGGCCTGTTTTCTAACAGATTTTAAGCTTTTGTGAAGAATTGGTTTGGTTCATACGTATTCTGTTTGTTTTCcagttgtttatttatttagtcAATGTGGTTATGTCTACTTCCTGTATTTTGACTGTAAGGCCAGCATATACGCGAGTAGGGAGTGTTAGGAAATATGCTATGAGTACGTTATTGAATTCATTTTGTAGCAGTTTGAGTTTTCGAGAGAAAACGGTTTGACTAACAATACTACGTAACAAGGTTACTTCAAGCATGTTCAGCACTGACATGCATGTATTGTCTGTAGTCAACCTCCATCCTCCAGGATTCAGTTGCCTTCACGGTAGTCTGCTTCAAATTCGTCTGTTTGGATCTGCTATTTGCAAAAGATGGCCGAAACACAAGTGCTTAAGGaatgactgattttttttttttttgtccagtGCTATTGACATGTGCATGGTGTAATCTGTTGTTTCTCTCTTAATTTGGCAAATAGGACAGGAGCTTAGcaatttcttgcttttcccATGACTTGAGTTTCTGATTCCCTGCTGCAATGCCTTGTTTCATAGGTGCAACTGGCTTGACTGCCTATGTTGGTTTGCACGAGATATGTTCACCGAAGAAGGGTGAATATGTCTTCATTTCAGCAGCATCCGGTGCAGTAGGACACCTTGTGGGTCAACTTGCAAAACTGAAGGGCTGCTATGTTGTCGGTAGTGCTGGTAGTGATGAAAAGGTAGCTCCATATAACTAATTATACGTGAACACTTTTCAAAACATTGATCATACTCTAAGAAAGGCCATTGTCCATGTACACATACTTTTATGTGAAATTAGTAACTCGTAAAACGAGAAATTTAATGTTATTCTTGATCATTCTTGAAACAGCTCTTCAGAGATTGATGGGCTACTTGTTGTCAGAATTTGAAGTTGTTACCCAACTTACATTATACTTCCATCTTGTCCCATTCTCCCCTCATTACAGCACTTTGTATTTAGTTTAACTTCATAACTTCATATGTGCTTTAGTTTACTCATGAAAGTCGGGGCACAAGGTTCCTTAAGATCCACTGGACCCAAGCATCTCACATCGCCTATAATGTCATGGAATTTCCTGGCATTCACTTGTATTTGGAGGGTTGTGTGCGTTGATTTTACATATTAAGAAGACTAAGTACAAGCAAGTTCGAAGAATGTCTCTCCTTAAATACACGCGAGTTCAGAGATTTCTCTCCTTACACCTCATGTTTCCTTCTCAATAGGTTGATCTG contains:
- the LOC115745217 gene encoding 2-alkenal reductase (NADP(+)-dependent)-like isoform X1, whose amino-acid sequence is MECPRGEGEEVLVVRNKQVILKDYVCGFPKETDFEIKTSDVRLKVEEGSGGVIVKNIYLSVDPYMRLRMRKPQPNPSYFASYSPGSVVSGNGVARVVESGHPNYKKGDLVRGITGWEEYSVITTPDTLFKIQTTDIPPSFYLGILGATGLTAYVGLHEICSPKKGEYVFISAASGAVGHLVGQLAKLKGCYVVGSAGSDEKVDLLKSKCGFDEAFNYNKEQDLDAALKRYFPEGIDIYFENIGGKMLDAVLLNMRLHGRIAVCGLISQYNMDKPEGVKSLMLLVSKRLRMEGFMVADYYHMYPKFLDEAISYIREGKIVYVEDTVEGLESCPGALMGLFKGRNVGKQVVRVGQDEVIDK
- the LOC115745217 gene encoding 2-alkenal reductase (NADP(+)-dependent)-like isoform X2, with product MECPRGEGEEVLVVRNKQVILKDYVCGFPKETDFEIKTSDVRLKVEEGSGGVIVKNIYLSVDPYMRLRMRKPQPNPSYFASYSPGSVVSGNGVARVVESGHPNYKKGDLVRGITGWEEYSVITTPDTLFKIQTTDIPPSFYLGILGATGLTAYVGLHEICSPKKGEYVFISAASGAVGHLVGQLAKLKGCYVVGSAGSDEKVDLLKSKCGFDEAFNYNKEQDLDAALKRGKMLDAVLLNMRLHGRIAVCGLISQYNMDKPEGVKSLMLLVSKRLRMEGFMVADYYHMYPKFLDEAISYIREGKIVYVEDTVEGLESCPGALMGLFKGRNVGKQVVRVGQDEVIDK